A genomic stretch from Pochonia chlamydosporia 170 chromosome 4, whole genome shotgun sequence includes:
- a CDS encoding SNF2 family helicase/ATPase (similar to Coccidioides immitis RS XP_001242158.1) produces MDSNFRSTVLQRPQIGDGDGREQRDRDRDNHAPGQGNENGRGLVQTGLGPGPGPGPGHLDDRHHPRDMDSNANVNAQTGAGSAMHRHMHSNTSLSMPSSMSMSMSTTMGSSQNSNIGSSTTPASFSLRSISPTPIRSAHAESISGSGSGSGSSFHGPPPPPFSSPGNNTNASNANSGSGHHHHHLHHNQASARDLALGHGAITSPPLHHSSHTQQHHANGNYREDLNHASLTTAAGGAAPAYMASSSSTPAPPGASPSMPSTSLSSNPSTSNNHNHHHQHGAPPLSPRHAPASSASNYYPPPASSPESRHQSHLHSRDKPASGRVYDPTTDTTKERRVSDSWHNAPQNSTPKAARDPYPYDRTPADQHHSSSYYSNGHYTSPRQSYNRPRSPLSHSHPNLPVGSHSPPSRTAQLTSPSQRHVPAATLNSSTNGSSAMSTVIKTEPRAVSPSKPAPVSSTNTPSRSADPMSFSNILSSAEPAPKPAPEPRAPTPEQAPEPEQDADTEVEPEKDIETEPERPPARKTEPVVRKKPGRRPTKGRASDIREAEAPKGKRRSSIKRESPQPRSASKRLANGQPKASKTWSSEMESKIQRSENQIDNDVSGLDPTEFDEQEYKGRAHKRRRVMLDFDIEQGRLRRDEYTKAVGKKLGLHSELGKRRYDDVFYDQALHEVREQELFAEKERKKDMQRKRRREKSMAVTIELKEAALARANAAADESERQKHLRDAERASKKAQQTKLILQKGIKGPARNLELNLEGGTMSSFLASDAETPKKGRGKGGRLKKSKEQKKAEKDSAEAAQALLDAGKELPPKEEGKVRIKIKGRPKDKDRDKDTEKSSKETKESAKEKKDEASELEKKFTSKGYNQIYEQIWRDMARKDVNKTFKMAVDSYATKGSNLKKTAILASKEAKRWQLRTNKGTKDLQARAKRVMRDMMGFWKRNEREERDLRKAAEKQEIENARREEADREAARQKRKLNFLISQTELYSHFIGKKIKTDEVERSTDNPEIAQPSSDIPNSKLDIAEPSGPVGNRVTDFENLDFDNEDETQLQAAAMANAQNAIAEAQKKARAFNNEGDLDMDEEGEMNFQNPTGLGEMEVEQPKLINAQLKEYQLKGLNWLVNLYEQGINGILADEMGLGKTVQSISVMAYLAEKHDIWGPFLVVAPASTLHNWQQEIVKFVPEFKILPYWGSAPDRKVLRKFWDRKHSTYRKEAAFHVCVTSYQLVVSDVAYFQKMRWQYMILDEAQAIKSSQSSRWKSLLGFHCRNRLLLTGTPIQNNMQELWALLHFIMPSLFDSHDEFSEWFSKDIESHAQSNTKLNEDQLKRLHMILKPFMLRRVKKHVQKELGDKIELDVFCNLTYRQRAYYTNLRNQINIMDLVEKATMGDDQDSGTLMNLVMQFRKVCNHPDLFERAEVTAPYSFNYFAETASFVREGSTVTAGYSTRSLINFELPSLVWTEGGRINKASSENAKAGWRNKALNHMMNIWTPEHVRENSRDSKAFSWLRFADASSGDVYKATHESLFTRAMNELQKKDTLGQMPIIYDEEEDKKFTPGHALFKVRARENRRPLAEITSDGVLNKLMNVARENYDDSGLSRLEVAGRPRASAPPVELVCNTISAVRERQELLFNPGIRKALYGPALSEEKALIEQKVPLELYPSRSLLPKPDSERKRFTEFVVPSMRKFVTDSGKLAKLDELLFKLKNEGHRVLLYFQMTRMIDMMEEYLTYRNYKYCRLDGSTKLEDRRDTVHDFQTRPEIFIFLLSTRAGGLGINLTSADTVIFYDSDWNPTIDSQAMDRAHRLGQTKQVTVYRLITRGTIEERIRKRALQKEEVQRVVIQGGGASVDFSGRRAPENRNRDIAMWLADDEQAEMIERREKELLESGEYDKQKKRGGKRKKAEAPASLDDMYHEGEGHFDDGSRAGASGTATPAESDTKGKRGRGKAAGKRAKTAKQRLAIADGMVDA; encoded by the exons atggacagcaaCTTTCGATCGACGGTGCTGCAGCGGCCGCAgattggtgatggcgatggccgTGAGCAACGcgacagagacagagacaaccATGCACCAGGACAAGGAAATGAAAATGGTCGCGGACTCGTTCAAACTGGtcttggacctggacctggacctggacctggacatCTAGATGATAGACACCATCCGCGAGACATGGACTCTAATGCCAATGTCAACGCACAAACTGGTGCAGGGAGCGCAATGCACCGACACATGCACTCAAACacgtccttgtccatgccctcgtcaatgtcaatgtcaatgtcaaccACAATGGGCTCCAGCCAGAACTCTAACATTGGCTCCTCCACAACGCCGGCCAGCTTCAGCCTGCgctccatctcaccaaccCCAATCCGCTCCGCCCACGCCGAGTCCatctctggctctggctctggctctggctcaaGTTTCCatggtcctcctcctcctccctttTCATCTCctggcaacaacaccaacgccagcaacgccaactcGGGCAgcggccatcatcaccaccatcttcatcacaacCAAGCGAGTGCCCGTGATCTCGCCCTCGGTCACGGTGCCATCACGAGCCCGCCGCTGCATCACAGCTCCCACactcaacaacaccacgCCAACGGAAATTATCGCGAGGACCTCAATCACGCCTCCTTGACCAcggctgctggtggtgcagCACCCGCATACATGgcgtcgtcttcttcaacaccagcaccgcCTGGTGCCTCTCCGTCCATGCCGTCGACTTCATTGTCCTCGAATCCATCGACTTCTAATAACCAtaatcatcaccaccaacacgGCGCACCCCCATTGTCGCCTCGACACGCCCCAGCCTCATCCGCGTCCAATTACTATCCGCCACCTGCCTCGTCGCCCGAGTCTCGTCATCaatctcatcttcactctCGCGACAAACCTGCATCAGGCAGAGTCTACGACCCCACGACTGACACCACCAAGGAACGCAGGGTATCCGACTCCTGGCACAACGCGCCCCAGAACTCCACGCCAAAG GCTGCTCGCGATCCTTACCCCTACGATCGGACGCCTGCCGACCAACATCACTCATCTTCCTACTACAGCAACGGCCATTACACATCACCTCGACAGTCGTACAATCGGCCTCGGAGCCCGCTCTCTCATTCACATCCCAACCTGCCTGTTGGCTCTCACAGTCCACCAAGCCGCACGGCTCAACTCACTTCTCCTTCACAAAGACATGTGCCTGCAGCCACTTTGAACTCATCAACAAACGGCTCCTCAGCCATGTCGACCGTCATCAAGACAGAGCCTCGGGCCGTATCGCCCTCAAAACCCGCGCCTGTATCATCGACAAAT ACCCCCAGCCGATCAGCCGATCCCATGTCCTTCTCCAATATTCTCTCAAGCGCAGAACCTGCTCCCAAGCCTGCCCCCGAGCCTCGTGCTCCCACTCCCGAGCAGGCCCCTGAGCCAGAACAGGATGCAGACACTGAAGTCGAGCCCGAGAAAGATATTGAGACTGAGCCGGAGCGCCCTCCAGCGAGAAAGACTGAGCCTGTGGTGAGAAAGAAACCTGGCAGACGACCTACCAAGGGTCGTGCGTCAGATATTAGGGAGGCTGAGGCCCCCAAAGGCAAACGCCGCTCTTCAATCAAGAGGGAATCTCCCCAACCTCGATCTGCCTCCAAGCGTCTAGCCAATGGCCAACCCAAAGCTAGCAAGACGTGGTCCAGCGAAATGGAAAGCAAGATTCAAAGGTCCGAAAATCAGATTGACAATGACGTCTCGGGCCTCGACCCGACTGAATTCGACGAGCAAGAGTACAAAGGACGCGCCCACAAGAGACGTCGCGTGatgcttgactttgacatcGAGCAGGGCCGTCTACGCCGTGATGAATACACCAAGGCTGTCGGCAAAAAGTTGGGTCTTCACTCGGAACTCGGTAAGCGACGATACGATGATGTCTTCTATGACCAGGCGCTTCACGAAGTTCGCGAGCAAGAGCTATTTGCCGAGAAGGAGCGCAAGAAGGATATGCAACGCAAGCGTCGTCGTGAAAAGTCCATGGCTGTCACCATTGAGCTCAAAGAAGCCGCTTTGGCGCGAGCAAATGCTGCTGCAGACGAGAGTGAACGTCAAAAACACCTGCGTGATGCTGAGCGCGCAAGTAAAAAGGCTCAGCAGACGAAACTTATCCTTCAAAAGGGAATCAAAGGGCCAGCACGCAACCTGGAACTCAACTTGGAGGGTGGTACCATGTCCAGCTTCCTGGCTTCCGATGCTGAGACTCCCAAGAAAGGCAGAGGCAAAGGCGGGAGACTCAAGAAATCCAAAGAACAGAAGAAGGCCGAGAAGGACTCTGCTGAAGCAGCCCAAGCTTTGCTTGATGCCGGCAAGGAATTGCCTCCCAAGGAGGAAGGTAAAGTTCGCATCAAGATCAAGGGACGCCCTAAAGACAAGGATAGAGACAAGGACACCGAGAAAAGCAGCAAAGAAACCAAGGAATctgccaaggaaaagaaggacgAAGCCTctgagctggagaagaagttcaCCTCCAAGGGCTACAACCAGATTTACGAACAAATTTGGCGGGATATGGCACGCAAAGATGTCAACAAAACATTCAAGATGGCCGTCGATTCCTACGCAACCAAGGGTTCCAACCTCAAGAAGACAGCTATTCTTGCTTCGAAAGAAGCCAAGCGGTGGCAGCTTCGGACcaacaaaggcaccaaggaTCTTCAGGCACGCGCTAAGCGTGTTATGCGTGACATGATGGGCTTCTGGAAACGCAACGAACGTGAAGAGCGTGACTTGCGCAAAGCagccgagaagcaagagaTCGAAAATGCCAGGCGGGAAGAAGCGGACCGCGAAGCTGCCCGCCAGAAGAGGAAGCTCAATTTCCTTATTTCACAAACTGAACTCTACTCCCACTTTAttggcaagaagatcaagaCCGACGAAGTGGAGCGGAGCACAGACAACCCTGAAATTGCTCAACCCAGCAGCGACATACCAAATAGCAAGCTTGACATTGCAGAGCCGTCTGGACCAGTTGGCAATAGAGTCACGGACTTTGAGaatcttgactttgacaatgaagatgagacgCAGCTGCAAGCCGCTGCCATGGCAAACGCCCAGAATGCCATAGCAGAGGCACAGAAGAAGGCTCGCGCGTTCAACAATGAAGGCGacttggatatggatgaagagggcgagaTGAACTTCCAGAACCCAACTGGGCTTGGAGAAATGGAAGTCGAGCAAcccaagctcatcaacgcTCAGCTCAAGGAGTACCAGCTCAAGGGTCTCAACTGGCTGGTCAACTTGTATGAACAAGGCATTAACGGTATCCTGGCCGACGAAATGGGTCTCGGAAAGACTGTGCAGTCCATCTCCGTCATGGCGTACTTGGCTGAGAAACACGACATTTGGGGCCCCTTCCTGGTTGTCGCACCTGCGTCGACGTTGCACAATTGGCAACAGGAAATCGTCAAGTTCGTTCCCGAGTTCAAGATTCTGCCGTACTGGGGAAGTGCGCCAGATCGAAAAGTTCTGCGAAAATTCTGGGACAGGAAGCACTCGACTTACCGCAAGGAGGCTGCTTTCCATGTCTGTGTTACGTCATATCAGCTGGTTGTATCAGACGTAGCTTACTTCCAAAAGATGCGATGGCAGTACATgattcttgatgaagcccaAGCGATCAAGAGCTCTCAGAGCTCTCGTTGGAAGTCCTTGCTCGGCTTCCATTGCCGAAACAGACTTTTGCTGACTGGTACCCCCATCCAGAACAACATGCAAGAATTGTGGGCGCTCCTCCACTTCATCATGCCGTCTCTTTTCGACTCCCACGACGAATTCAGCGAATGGTTTTCCAAGGATATTGAATCTCATGCGCAGAGCAACACAAAGCTCAATGAAGATCAACTCAAGCGTCTGCACATGATTCTTAAGCCATTTATGCTTCGTCGCGTCAAGAAACACGTGCAAAAGGAACTTGGCGACAAGATTGAACTAGATGTCTTCTGTAACCTTACGTATAGACAACGGGCATACTACACCAATCTGCGGAACCAGATCAACATTATGGACCTCGTTGAGAAGGCCACCATGGGCGATGATCAGGATTCGGGTACTTTGATGAACTTGGTTATGCAGTTCCGAAAAGTTTGCAACCATCCTGACTTATTTGAGCGCGCCGAGGTCACTGCTCCCTACTCCTTCAACTACTTTGCTGAAACTGCCTCTTTTGTTCGAGAAGGAAGTACTGTCACGGCTGGCTACTCGACTCGAAGTCTCATCAATTTTGAGCTCCCATCGCTGGTCTGGACGGAGGGTGGTCGTATCAACAAAGCGTCGAGCGAGAACGCCAAAGCCGGATGGCGCAACAAGGCTCTCAACCATATGATGAATATATGGACGCCTGAGCATGTGCGTGAGAACTCGCGAGATTCCAAGGCGTTCTCCTGGCTTCGATTCGCCGACGCTTCCTCTGGCGATGTCTACAAGGCCACACATGAGAGTCTCTTTACCCGCGCGATGAATGAGCTGCAAAAGAAGGACACCCTTGGTCAAATGCCAATCATTtatgacgaggaagaagacaagaagTTCACGCCCGGGCATGCCTTGTTCAAGGTCCGTGCCAGGGAAAATCGCCGTCCGCTGGCTGAGATTACCTCCGACGGTGTCCTCAACAAGCTGATGAATGTTGCGCGTGAGAACTACGACGATTCCGGCTTGAGTAGGCTAGAAGTTGCCGGCCGACCTCGTGCATCGGCACCTCCCGTTGAGCTCGTCTGCAACACCATAAGTGCCGTTAGGGAGAGACAAGAACTCTTGTTCAACCCTGGCATTCGCAAGGCTCTGTACGGCCCTGCTCTATCGGAGGAGAAGGCACTTATCGAACAAAAGGTGCCACTCGAACTGTACCCTTCAcgcagccttcttcccaAACCCGACAGCGAGAGGAAACGATTCACAGAATTCGTGGTCCCTTCGATGCGCAAATTTGTTACCGACAGTGGCAAGCTGGCTAAACTCGACGAGTTGCTATTCAAGCTCAAGAATGAGGGCCATCGTGTCTTGCTCTACTTCCAGATGACTCGCATGAttgacatgatggaggaATATCTGACGTACCGCAACTACAAATACTGCCGCCTGGACGGTTCCACCAAATTGGAGGATCGACGTGACACGGTACATGACTTTCAAACTCGGCCCGAGATATTCATTTTCTTGCTGTCTACACGTGCAGGTGGTTTGGGAATTAATCTTACCTCAGCTGATACCGTCATCTTTTACGACTCAGATTGGAATCCTACCATTGATTCACAAGCCATGGACCGAGCTCACAGATTGGGTCAAACGAAACAGGTCACTGTGTATCGTCTCATCACGCGCGGCACCATCGAAGAACGAATTCGCAAGCGAGCTCTTCAGAAGGAAGAAGTCCAGCGTGTGGTTATCCAAGGAGGCGGTGCTAGTGTTGACTTCTCTGGTCGCCGTGCCCCTGAGAACCGCAACCGTGACATTGCtatgtggctggctgatgatgaacaaGCTGAGATGATTGAACGACGTGAGAAGGAGCTCTTGGAATCTGGAGAGTATGAcaaacagaagaagagaggtGGGAAACGCAAGAAGGCGGAGGCTCCCGCCAGCTTGGATGATATGTATCATGAAG GCGAGGGACATTTTGATGACGGTAGCAGAGCTGGAGCTTCTGGCACAGCAACACCTGCGGAAAGTGATACCAAGGGTAAGAGAGGGCGAGGAAAGGCTGCTGGGAAAAGAGCCAAGACGGCCAAACAGCGTCTCGCAATTGCGGACGGCATGGTTGATGCATAA